A single Phoenix dactylifera cultivar Barhee BC4 chromosome 1, palm_55x_up_171113_PBpolish2nd_filt_p, whole genome shotgun sequence DNA region contains:
- the LOC103719505 gene encoding receptor-like protein EIX2: MPVTSATERSSRLFAVSNEILKSKTMMLRSTPWFLLRLLSYQTMASSSCLELERTALLAFKAGLNTTQRRLASWQGLDCCTWNGVSCDDAGHVVELDLRNPYDNRSRWALGGEIDPSLLALSRLKHLDLSMNGFGGIPIPEFIGSFTRLEYLNLSGAAFGGLGTPGLTLATSPASAILISVLPSLITRAVRVDNLHWLTRLSSLKHLDLRSVNLSTAADWLQAANMLPSLTVLPLTTLDLLDNNFNSTLPNWLWNLSSLTYLDLSSNGFHGPISESLGTLTWLQVLALGYNGLEGALPRSIKNLCSLNTLRLSRNGLGGEIAEIVPRCMWSSLRSLDLWGNKLRGNLTGWLENLTSLSFLDLSKNSLDGPIPSGIGKLSSLTYLDLSYNSFEGIVSEPHFANLTGLKLLILSLNSLILEVDPSWVPPFQLQIVGFRSCRLGPKFPAWLQSQMSIRTLDLSNTSIADAVPDWFWNSSSLSLTVLDLSNNQITGNLPLTLELMTDLYLLELSSNQLEGELPRCWNEYSQLLTLDLANNNLSGEIPSSMGSLSRLQSLHLNNNNFFGELPSSLQQCNGLTFLNLAQNKFSGNLPAWIGEGLQDLVVLQLRSNMFSGNIPPQLAELSKLQILDLGHNNLSGSIPPSFGNFSAMASTMQGSISSFEYWTFANYGLYSYNESLYIITKGEEQEYSKILYLVKSMDLSSNSLSGEIPEEIGNLLALNNLNLSRNHLTGKIPDRIGGLQSLESLDLSMNELSGTIPQSISNLTSLSHLNMSYNNLSGRIPTGYQLQTLEDPSIYVGNLDLCRPPISESCSSNETDHGNYEEYEDDDEMLWFYLSMVLGFVVGFWVVFGVLLLKSSWRNAYFQMTDNWFDRLYVPVAITIAGLKKRNMEENRAVGVGISRGGS, encoded by the exons ATGCCTGTAACTTCAGCAACCGAGCGTTCTTCCAGACTGTTTGCTGTCAGCAACGAGATCCTCAAGAGCAAGACCATGATGCTTCGCTCCACTCCCTGGTTCCTGCTCCGGCTTCTGAGCTACCAAACCATGGCGTCAAGCAGCTGCCTCGAGCTCGAGAGGACGGCGCTCCTTGCCTTCAAGGCCGGCCTCAACACCACCCAACGCCGCCTAGCCTCGTGGCAAGGCCTAGACTGCTGCACATGGAACGGAGTCAGCTGCGACGACGCTGGCCATGTCGTGGAGCTCGACCTTCGGAACCCCTACGACAACCGAAGCAGGTGGGCGTTGGGTGGTGAGATCGATCCATCCTTGCTTGCTTTAAGCCGTTTGAAACACTTGGATCTCAGCATGAATGGTTTTGGCGGAATCCCCATCCCAGAGTTCATTGGTTCTTTCACAAGACTAGAGTACCTTAACCTCTCTGGAGCTGCTTTCGGTGGACTCGGTACCCCCGGCCTCACCTTGGCAACCTCTCCAGCATCCGCTATCTTGATCTCTGTGCTGCCTTCTCTTATTACAAGAGCCGTACGTGTTGATAACCTTCACTGGCTCACCCGTCTCTCTTCTCTGAAGCACCTCGACCTGAGATCGGTGAACCTTTCTACTGCAGCGGATTGGCTGCAGGCAGCCAATATGCTGCCTTCTCTGACAGTGCTGC CTCTTACAACACTCGATCTTCTCGATAACAACTTCAACTCTACCTTACCCAATTGGCTGTGGAATCTCAGCAGCCTTACCTATCTCGATCTTTCGAGCAATGGATTCCATGGTCCAATTTCTGAATCACTTGGAACCTTGACCTGGCTTCAAGTTCTAGCACTAGGATACAACGGCCTCGAGGGTGCGCTGCCGAGATCGATCAAAAACCTCTGCAGCTTGAATACTCTACGCTTGTCAAGGAATGGTCTTGGTGGAGAAATTGCAGAAATAGTGCCAAGATGCATGTGGAGCAGCCTGAGATCCCTGGACTTGTGGGGTAATAAGCTAAGAGGGAATTTGACCGGCTGGCTTGAGAATCTGACCAGTCTCAGTTTTCTTGATCTCAGCAAAAACTCACTTGATGGCCCCATACCTTCAGGGATTGGGAAGCTCTCTAGCCTGACTTACCTAGATCTAAGTTATAACTCCTTTGAAGGTATTGTATCTGAACCTCACTTTGCCAACCTTACTGGATTAAAATTACTAATATTGTCCTTGAACTCCTTGATCTTGGAGGTAGACCCAAGCTGGGTCCCTCCTTTTCAACTCCAAATTGTTGGATTTCGTTCTTGTCGGTTGGGCCCCAAATTTCCGGCATGGCTTCAATCTCAGATGAGCATCAGGACACTTGATTTGTCCAACACAAGCATTGCAGATGCAGTGCCTGACTGGTTTTGGAATTCATCTTCTTTGTCATTAACTGTTCTTGACCTATCCAATAATCAGATAACTGGAAACTTGCCATTAACCTTGGAGCTCATGACAGACTTGTATCTTTTGGAGTTGAGCTCAAACCAATTGGAGG GAGAACTCCCTCGATGCTGGAATGAGTACTCGCAGCTGTTGACTTTGGATTTGGCCAATAATAACCTTTCTGGGGAAATTCCTAGTTCGATGGGTTCTTTATCTAGACTTCAATCCTTGCACCTAAACAATAACAATTTCTTTGGAGAACTTCCTTCATCTTTGCAGCAGTGCAATGGTTTAACTTTCCTTAATCTTGCTCAAAATAAATTTTCCGGGAATCTACCAGCATGGATAGGAGAAGGCTTGCAAGATCTTGTAGTACTTCAGCTGCGATCGAATATGTTTTCTGGCAACATTCCTCCACAACTAGCAGAACTTAGCAAGCTTCAGATCTTGGATCTTGGACATAATAATCTATCAGGATCCATACCCCCATCATTTGGCAATTTCAGTGCAATGGCTTCAACAATGCAGGGATCTATAAGTAGCTTTGAGTATTGGACTTTTGCAAATTATGGCCTCTATAGTTACAATGAGAGCTTATACATAATTACAAAGGGAGAAGAACAGGAGTATTCCAAGATCCTCTATCTTGTGAAGAGTATGGATCTTTCAAGCAATAGTCTAAGTGGAGAGATTCCTGAAGAAATAGGAAACCTTTTGGCATTGAATAATCTAAATCTGTCCAGAAATCATCTGACAGGGAAGATTCCAGACAGAATTGGTGGATTGCAATCATTGGAGTCTCTTGACCTTTCAATGAACGAGCTCTCTGGCACCATTCCTCAAAGCATCTCTAACTTGACTTCTTTAAGCCACCTGAATATGTCCTACAATAACCTATCAGGGAGAATTCCAACAGGGTATCAGCTCCAAACCTTGGAAGATCCATCCATTTATGTCGGCAATCTCGATCTCTGCAGGCCTCCAATTTCAGAGAGTTGCTCCAGCAATGAAACAGATCATGGCAACTATGAGGAATatgaagatgatgatgaaatGTTATGGTTTTATCTTAGCATGGTATTGGGATTTGTTGTGGGGTTTTGGGTTGTCTTTGGTGTCCTGCTGCTCAAGAGCTCATGGAGGAATGCTTACTTCCAGATGACCGACAACTGGTTCGATAGACTCTATGTCCCAGTGGCTATAACAATAGCTGGGTTGAAGAAAAGGAATATGGAGGAAAACCGAGCTGTTGGAGTTGGAATCAGCAGAGGTGGAAGTTGA